In Hemibagrus wyckioides isolate EC202008001 linkage group LG21, SWU_Hwy_1.0, whole genome shotgun sequence, the following proteins share a genomic window:
- the usp48 gene encoding ubiquitin carboxyl-terminal hydrolase 48 isoform X1: MAPRLQLEKAAWRWVDTVRPEDITQEHIELAYRIAVPACKRGTCRRNCKGNPNCLVGIGEQSWLGEIDENTFHNIDDPNSERRDKNTFVGLTNLGATCYVNTFLQVWFHNLELRQMLYQCHNTRAEVYNTESATDYEPKTICEHLQYLFALLQNSNRRYIDPSGLVKALGLDTGQQQDAQEFSKLFLSLLEDTLSKQKDPNLQNVIQQQFCGQFSYVTVCNQCGRSSALPSRFYELELNIQGHKNLTECVTEFLKEEKLDGDNRYFCESCQSKQCATRRIKLHSLPRTLNLQLMRFVFDRQSGHKKKLNTYISFPEVLDMSPFLEGKDEKCMYELSAVLIHRGVSAYSGHYIAHVRDARTNDWYKFNDEEIEKMEGKKLQLGIEEDLAETVKSQTRKPKYSKGFHCSRNAYMLVYKRQEQQMDQTQTSVEVPAFLQKLVDQDNKKFEEWCSEMSDMRKQSVDKGKAKHVEVKELYELLPPREGEPYEFVPVEWLKKWLDDSTAIKEIDNSHFLCSHGKLHPDRLNEAKRISHGAAEILFSRYGGGPRVDGSFLCRECVARRCRVLRLKNQLNEDYREVTNLAKAQLKSNEDGFWIGKASLRQWRQLALEQLEEEEEETKHSDCKTNGENSTCAKDSGKENDRDDDEMKSFNEDILCSHGGLSIQESERRLVTGEVWDKLKVYFPKAPEFTQQQEPCQQCMRLEREGKENEALNRMMANEQKSSLLNLFHDKNRPSLQKWPQDTDILYIVPLFFVDEWRKFIRKPTKSNPVSSIGNSILLCPHGGFMFTYDSLLQGDAQHVALLWPAEWDVICRLFLVDQPISICRIHDTAQDNGNVQYHTEPELCRECREGFIFQQQRDLREYAQATVYVRKVIDSKKMIKEAAPEFGMSGSEAEDEREEPKIEGEKDPDFNQSEDGAKRQKLSEASPAVAISSSSSSCSSSSAATAAAAAAAAAVGKSGIRRSMRHRKLRGEKALIVSANQTLKELKIQIMHAFSVAPFDQNLSIDGRSLTDDSATLGSLGVFPESIICLKADEPIADYAAMDDAYQVCLPEEGFKGTGLLGH, encoded by the exons ATGGCCCCTCGTCTGCAGCTGGAGAAAGCCGCTTGGCGATGGGTCGACACAGTGAGACCAGAGGACATAACGCAGGAGCACATCGAGTTGGCGTACCGTATTGCCGTGCCGGCGTGTAAGAGGGGAACATGCAG GAGGAACTGCAAAGGCAACCCGAATTGTCTCGTTGGAATCGGGGAACAATCGTGGCTGGGAGAGATCGACGAAAACACTTTTCACAACATCGATGACCCGAATTCTGAAAGAAGAGACAAG AACACGTTTGTGGGCCTGACGAATCTCGGTGCCACGTGTTACGTGAACACTTTCCTCCAGGTATGGTTCCACAACCTGGAGCTGCGCCAGATGCTTTACCAGTGTCACAACACCCGAGCTGAGGTGTACAACACAGAGTCAG CCACGGATTATGAGCCGAAGACGATATGTGAACACCTGCAGTACCTGTTCGCTTTGCTGCAGAACAGCAACAGGAGGTACATCGACCCCTCGGGTTTGGTGAAAGCACTGGGACTCGATACGGGGCAACAGCAG GATGCACAGGAGTTTTCCaaactctttctttcactcctGGAAGACACCCTGTCCAAGCAGAAGGATCCAAACCTCCAAAACGTGATTCAGCAGCAGTTCTGTGGACAGTTTTCTTATGTTACTGT ATGTAACCAGTGCGGACGATCGTCTGCTTTACCGTCTCGGTTTTACGAGCTGGAGCTGAATATTCAAGGACACAAAAACCTGACGGAGTGCGTCACCGAGTTCCTCAAG GAGGAGAAATTAGACGGGGATAACCGCTACTTCTGCGAGAGCTGTCAGAGCAAACAGTGCGCCACGCGTCGGATTAAGCTCCACAGTCTGCCGCGGACGCTCAACCTTCAGCTCATGCGCTTTGTGTTTGATAG GCAGTCTGGTCATAAGAAGAAGCTCAACACTTATATTAGTTTTCCAGAGGTCCTCGACATGAGCCCGTTTTTGGAAGGAAAAG acGAGAAGTGTATGTACGAGCTAAGCGCTGTGCTGATTCACCGCGGCGTGAGTGCCTACTCCGGCCACTACATCGCTCACGTACGTGACGCTCGCACCAACGACTGGTACAAGTTCAACGACGAGGAGATTGAGAAGATGGAGGGCAAGAAGCTCCAGTTGGGCATCGAGGAGGATCTAG CTGAAACTGTGAAGTCGCAGACCCGGAAACCCAAATATAGCAAAGGCTTTCACTGTTCGAGAAACGCGTATATGTTGGTGTATAAACGTCAGGAACAGCAGATGGACCAAACCCAGACCAGCGTGGAGGTGCCAG cctTCCTCCAGAAGCTTGTGGACCAGGACAATAAGAAATTTGAGGAATGGTGTAGCGAGATGTCAGATATGAGGAAACAGAGCGTGGACAAGGGCAAAGCCAAACACGTGGAGGTCAAGGAGCTCTATGAGCTGTTACCTCCTCGAGAGG GTGAGCCATACGAGTTTGTCCCTGTAGAGTGGTTGAAAAAATGGCTGGATGACTCGACAGCCATCAAAGAGATCGACAACAGCCATTTCCTGTGCTCTCATGGAAAGCTGCACCCAGACCGCCTGAACGAGGCCAAGAGGATTTCCCACGGCGCTGCTGAGATCCTGTTTAGTCGCTATGGTGGAGGACCCAGAGTAGATG GTTCATTTCTGTGTAGAGAGTGCGTGGCTCGACGGTGTCGTGTCCTCAGACTTAAAAACCAACTCAATGAAGATTATAGAGAAGTGACCAACCTCGCCAAGGCTCAGCTGAAGAG CAATGAAGACGGTTTCTGGATCGGGAAGGCGTCTCTGAGGCAGTGGAGGCAGTTGGCTCTGgagcagctggaggaggaggaagaggagaccAAACATAGTGACTGCAAAACAAATGGGGAAAATTCCACATGTGCAAAAG ACAGCGGGAAGGAGAACGACAGAGACGACGACGAGATGAAGAGTTTCAATGAAGACATTCTCTGCTCTCACG GTGGTCTGAGTATTCAGGAGAGTGAGAGGCGGCTTGTGACAGGTGAGGTCTGGGACAAGCTGAAGGTTTATTTCCCCAAAGCGCCAGAGTTCACGCAGCAACAGGAGCCCTGCCAGCAGTGcatg AGGTTAGAGAGGGAGGGTAAAGAGAACGAGGCTCTGAATCGAATGATGGCCAACGAGCAGAAGAGCTCACTCCTCAATCTTTTCCATGATAAGAATCGTCCTTCACTGCAGAAGTGGCCCCAG GACACCGATATTCTGTACATTGTGCCGTTGTTCTTTGTCGATGAGTGGAGGAAATTTATCAG GAAGCCGACCAAGTCAAACCCGGTGTCCAGCATTGGAAACAGCATCCTGCTGTGCCCTCATGGAGGCTTCATGTTCACCTACGACTCCTTGCTCCAGGGAGATGCCCAGCA TGTAGCTCTGCTCTGGCCTGCTGAATGGGATGTGATCTGCAGGCTGTTCTTGGTGGACCAGCCCATCTCCATATGCAGGATCCACGACACAGCGCAAGACAACGGGAACGTGCAGTACCACACTGAGCCTG aGCTTTGTCGAGAATGTCGTGAAGGCTTCATATTCCAGCAGCAGAGGGACTTGCGGGAGTACGCTCAGGCCACTGTCTATGTGCGCAAAGTCATCGACAGCAAAAAG ATGATTAAAGAGGCTGCTCCTGAGTTCGGTATGAGTGGATCTGAAGCAGAGGATGAAAGAGAAGAGCCGAAaatagaaggagaaaaagaccCAGACTTCAATCAG TCTGAGGATGGAGCAAAGCGGCAGAAGCTGAGTGAAGCGAGTCCTGCCGTTGccatctcttcctcctcctcttcctgctcCTCCTCGTCCGCCGCcaccgctgctgctgctgcagctgctgctgctgtggggAAATCAGGGATTCGGCGGAGCATGCGACACAGGAAGCTGCGTGGGGAGAAAGCACTCATCGTCTCCGCCAACCAGACCCTGAAGGAACTCAAGATCCAG ATCATGCACGCCTTCTCTGTCGCGCCCTTTGACCAAAACCTGTCCATAGATGGCCGATCTTTAACCGACGACTCGGCCACCCTAGGAAGCCTTGGAGTCTTTCCAGAAAGCATTATATGTCTAAAG GCTGATGAACCAATCGCAGATTACGCAGCTATGGATGATGCGTACCAAG TCTGTTTGCCTGAAGAAGGATTTAAAG GTACCGGACTACTAGGACACTGA
- the usp48 gene encoding ubiquitin carboxyl-terminal hydrolase 48 isoform X2, protein MAPRLQLEKAAWRWVDTVRPEDITQEHIELAYRIAVPACKRGTCRRNCKGNPNCLVGIGEQSWLGEIDENTFHNIDDPNSERRDKNTFVGLTNLGATCYVNTFLQVWFHNLELRQMLYQCHNTRAEVYNTESATDYEPKTICEHLQYLFALLQNSNRRYIDPSGLVKALGLDTGQQQDAQEFSKLFLSLLEDTLSKQKDPNLQNVIQQQFCGQFSYVTVCNQCGRSSALPSRFYELELNIQGHKNLTECVTEFLKEEKLDGDNRYFCESCQSKQCATRRIKLHSLPRTLNLQLMRFVFDRQSGHKKKLNTYISFPEVLDMSPFLEGKDEKCMYELSAVLIHRGVSAYSGHYIAHVRDARTNDWYKFNDEEIEKMEGKKLQLGIEEDLAETVKSQTRKPKYSKGFHCSRNAYMLVYKRQEQQMDQTQTSVEVPAFLQKLVDQDNKKFEEWCSEMSDMRKQSVDKGKAKHVEVKELYELLPPREGEPYEFVPVEWLKKWLDDSTAIKEIDNSHFLCSHGKLHPDRLNEAKRISHGAAEILFSRYGGGPRVDGSFLCRECVARRCRVLRLKNQLNEDYREVTNLAKAQLKSNEDGFWIGKASLRQWRQLALEQLEEEEEETKHSDCKTNGENSTCAKVAQLDSLHVRICIMTYADQHREEKKTLIQREGERQRRRRDEEFQ, encoded by the exons ATGGCCCCTCGTCTGCAGCTGGAGAAAGCCGCTTGGCGATGGGTCGACACAGTGAGACCAGAGGACATAACGCAGGAGCACATCGAGTTGGCGTACCGTATTGCCGTGCCGGCGTGTAAGAGGGGAACATGCAG GAGGAACTGCAAAGGCAACCCGAATTGTCTCGTTGGAATCGGGGAACAATCGTGGCTGGGAGAGATCGACGAAAACACTTTTCACAACATCGATGACCCGAATTCTGAAAGAAGAGACAAG AACACGTTTGTGGGCCTGACGAATCTCGGTGCCACGTGTTACGTGAACACTTTCCTCCAGGTATGGTTCCACAACCTGGAGCTGCGCCAGATGCTTTACCAGTGTCACAACACCCGAGCTGAGGTGTACAACACAGAGTCAG CCACGGATTATGAGCCGAAGACGATATGTGAACACCTGCAGTACCTGTTCGCTTTGCTGCAGAACAGCAACAGGAGGTACATCGACCCCTCGGGTTTGGTGAAAGCACTGGGACTCGATACGGGGCAACAGCAG GATGCACAGGAGTTTTCCaaactctttctttcactcctGGAAGACACCCTGTCCAAGCAGAAGGATCCAAACCTCCAAAACGTGATTCAGCAGCAGTTCTGTGGACAGTTTTCTTATGTTACTGT ATGTAACCAGTGCGGACGATCGTCTGCTTTACCGTCTCGGTTTTACGAGCTGGAGCTGAATATTCAAGGACACAAAAACCTGACGGAGTGCGTCACCGAGTTCCTCAAG GAGGAGAAATTAGACGGGGATAACCGCTACTTCTGCGAGAGCTGTCAGAGCAAACAGTGCGCCACGCGTCGGATTAAGCTCCACAGTCTGCCGCGGACGCTCAACCTTCAGCTCATGCGCTTTGTGTTTGATAG GCAGTCTGGTCATAAGAAGAAGCTCAACACTTATATTAGTTTTCCAGAGGTCCTCGACATGAGCCCGTTTTTGGAAGGAAAAG acGAGAAGTGTATGTACGAGCTAAGCGCTGTGCTGATTCACCGCGGCGTGAGTGCCTACTCCGGCCACTACATCGCTCACGTACGTGACGCTCGCACCAACGACTGGTACAAGTTCAACGACGAGGAGATTGAGAAGATGGAGGGCAAGAAGCTCCAGTTGGGCATCGAGGAGGATCTAG CTGAAACTGTGAAGTCGCAGACCCGGAAACCCAAATATAGCAAAGGCTTTCACTGTTCGAGAAACGCGTATATGTTGGTGTATAAACGTCAGGAACAGCAGATGGACCAAACCCAGACCAGCGTGGAGGTGCCAG cctTCCTCCAGAAGCTTGTGGACCAGGACAATAAGAAATTTGAGGAATGGTGTAGCGAGATGTCAGATATGAGGAAACAGAGCGTGGACAAGGGCAAAGCCAAACACGTGGAGGTCAAGGAGCTCTATGAGCTGTTACCTCCTCGAGAGG GTGAGCCATACGAGTTTGTCCCTGTAGAGTGGTTGAAAAAATGGCTGGATGACTCGACAGCCATCAAAGAGATCGACAACAGCCATTTCCTGTGCTCTCATGGAAAGCTGCACCCAGACCGCCTGAACGAGGCCAAGAGGATTTCCCACGGCGCTGCTGAGATCCTGTTTAGTCGCTATGGTGGAGGACCCAGAGTAGATG GTTCATTTCTGTGTAGAGAGTGCGTGGCTCGACGGTGTCGTGTCCTCAGACTTAAAAACCAACTCAATGAAGATTATAGAGAAGTGACCAACCTCGCCAAGGCTCAGCTGAAGAG CAATGAAGACGGTTTCTGGATCGGGAAGGCGTCTCTGAGGCAGTGGAGGCAGTTGGCTCTGgagcagctggaggaggaggaagaggagaccAAACATAGTGACTGCAAAACAAATGGGGAAAATTCCACATGTGCAAAAG TTGCACAATTGGATTCTTTGCATGTACGCATTTGCATCATGACGTATGCTGACCAacacagagaagaaaagaaaacgctCAT ACAGCGGGAAGGAGAACGACAGAGACGACGACGAGATGAAGAGTTTCAATGA